In a single window of the Micrococcaceae bacterium Sec5.7 genome:
- a CDS encoding heme-binding protein encodes MKKSNKIFAVAAAGALLLTGGVTAVANAGTAPASAASIVSAAVPAVDIQPSPENVVSQNRISVGASADAVKAALAKCQADKLPFVTVALVDRFGTVQALLRGDNAAEHTIEAAKRKAYTAAAFGTPTSELAKRINNPGPSIADLPGTLFLAGGVPLKVNGVSVAGIGVGGAPDGNLDEACATAGANAIAGIAK; translated from the coding sequence GTGAAGAAATCCAACAAGATTTTCGCCGTTGCTGCAGCCGGAGCGTTGCTGCTCACCGGAGGCGTCACCGCTGTGGCCAACGCCGGCACCGCCCCGGCTTCGGCAGCATCAATTGTTTCCGCAGCGGTTCCCGCCGTGGACATCCAGCCCTCGCCGGAAAACGTGGTATCCCAGAACCGGATCAGTGTGGGCGCCTCGGCCGATGCTGTGAAAGCCGCCTTGGCGAAATGCCAGGCCGACAAGCTGCCGTTTGTCACTGTTGCATTGGTTGACCGGTTCGGCACGGTCCAGGCTCTGCTGCGCGGCGACAACGCCGCCGAACACACCATCGAGGCAGCCAAGCGGAAGGCCTACACAGCCGCCGCATTCGGAACGCCCACCAGTGAGCTGGCCAAGCGCATCAACAACCCGGGCCCCAGCATCGCCGACCTCCCCGGCACCCTTTTCCTGGCCGGTGGAGTTCCGCTCAAGGTCAACGGTGTGTCCGTGGCCGGCATCGGTGTGGGCGGCGCTCCCGACGGCAACCTGGACGAAGCCTGCGCAACGGCCGGAGCCAATGCCATCGCCGGAATCGCCAAGTAG
- a CDS encoding histidine kinase, whose product MTPAHPPAPPDSHWPLGRIDAVVHLSFAVLMVASVVRYVMRHSPADNVWILALAAAVCALYSVIAVRARRRRPWVLWMFALVTLWAVLVTVAPSFAWCSFAVFFLCRSAFRGWVAYLAGGATAAATAVGLFRLSGSSDIAMLLGPLAVAALLTLIYDRIENDAAVQLALHAEVSSAQGRLAASEREAGGAAERERVSREIHDTVTQGLASSLLLLEAANRSWPSPASREDVRLASGLLRQNLSDTRSLVHDLASPGLDSVPLAEALQQTASMYIPEVRLQVTGEPRTVPADVRHALIRVMQSAAANIRLHAAAAHSTVTLGYLPGVVTLDVYDDGRGFDASAVAPPSEAGGYGLRAMRQRVEQLDGVLSVESTPGEGTIVAAQLPTHRHAADGEDPE is encoded by the coding sequence ATGACCCCCGCTCATCCTCCCGCCCCTCCAGACTCACACTGGCCCCTTGGCCGGATAGACGCCGTAGTTCACCTCAGTTTTGCGGTCCTTATGGTGGCGTCCGTGGTGCGGTACGTGATGCGGCACAGCCCCGCGGACAACGTCTGGATCCTGGCCCTGGCTGCGGCCGTCTGCGCGCTGTATTCCGTCATAGCCGTTCGGGCCCGCCGCCGGCGTCCGTGGGTGTTGTGGATGTTTGCGCTCGTGACGCTGTGGGCCGTGCTGGTGACCGTCGCGCCGAGCTTCGCCTGGTGTTCCTTCGCCGTGTTCTTCCTGTGCCGCTCGGCTTTCAGGGGTTGGGTGGCGTATCTGGCGGGCGGCGCGACGGCGGCGGCCACCGCCGTCGGGCTCTTCCGCCTGAGCGGGTCCTCGGACATTGCCATGTTGCTTGGGCCGCTGGCAGTGGCAGCGCTGTTGACGCTGATCTACGACCGCATTGAGAACGACGCCGCTGTGCAGCTTGCGCTTCACGCGGAAGTTTCCAGCGCGCAGGGCCGGCTGGCGGCAAGTGAGCGCGAGGCCGGCGGTGCCGCCGAGCGCGAGCGCGTTTCGCGCGAAATCCACGACACCGTAACGCAGGGCCTGGCCAGCAGCCTGCTCCTGCTTGAGGCGGCAAACCGCTCCTGGCCGAGCCCTGCTTCGCGGGAAGATGTCCGGCTTGCCAGCGGCCTGCTCCGCCAGAACCTGTCCGATACCCGCAGCCTGGTCCACGATCTGGCCTCGCCCGGGCTTGACTCAGTGCCGTTGGCCGAAGCGTTGCAGCAGACAGCGTCTATGTACATCCCCGAGGTCCGGCTGCAGGTTACCGGTGAGCCGCGGACCGTCCCCGCGGACGTGCGTCATGCCTTGATCCGGGTCATGCAAAGTGCGGCGGCCAATATCAGGCTGCATGCTGCGGCTGCCCATTCCACCGTGACGCTGGGCTATCTGCCCGGCGTCGTCACGCTGGATGTTTACGACGACGGCCGCGGCTTTGATGCCTCGGCCGTGGCGCCGCCGTCGGAAGCCGGTGGATACGGCCTGCGCGCCATGCGCCAGCGCGTGGAACAGCTGGACGGCGTATTGTCGGTGGAAAGCACCCCCGGCGAAGGGACCATCGTGGCGGCTCAGCTGCCCACCCACCGTCATGCCGCCGATGGGGAGGATCCGGAATGA